From the Butyrivibrio fibrisolvens genome, one window contains:
- a CDS encoding coiled-coil domain-containing protein → MELISKYPEFEPMYSHLYDMCRNIEGVMNMFSKELQIMDHNTATYMIDELQEELDTTKELLDTTKEQLDTTKEQLDTTKEQLDIANSMNLKKDDTISSQAEEIIRLKQLLADKGVEA, encoded by the coding sequence ATGGAGCTTATCAGTAAATATCCGGAGTTTGAACCCATGTATTCCCACCTGTACGATATGTGCAGGAATATCGAAGGAGTGATGAATATGTTCTCTAAAGAACTGCAGATCATGGATCACAATACAGCTACATATATGATTGATGAACTTCAGGAAGAACTCGATACTACTAAAGAACTGCTTGATACTACTAAAGAACAGCTTGATACCACTAAGGAACAGCTGGATACTACTAAAGAACAGCTTGATATCGCTAATTCGATGAATCTTAAGAAAGATGATACTATTTCTTCTCAGGCAGAAGAAATCATAAGGTTAAAGCAGCTTTTAGCTGATAAAGGCGTAGAAGCATAA
- a CDS encoding rhomboid family intramembrane serine protease, which yields MKKFKITFNSPVVLGFIFISLAVLLLGFATLGVSNEVLFMTYHSSLTNPLTYIRFFTHVLGHSGWDHYIGNASFILLLGPMLEEKYGSKRIMQVILITAFVTGVVNYFLFPNVALCGASGVVFAFILLTSFTSFRNGEIPLTFILVAVVFLGQQVYEGVVLTDDISNMSHVIGGIIGAVVGFKLNRK from the coding sequence ATGAAAAAGTTTAAGATCACATTTAATTCACCTGTAGTTCTTGGTTTTATCTTTATAAGTCTTGCAGTATTGCTGCTTGGCTTTGCAACGCTAGGTGTAAGCAACGAGGTTTTGTTTATGACTTATCACTCATCGCTTACCAATCCTCTAACTTACATAAGATTCTTTACTCATGTACTTGGTCACAGCGGATGGGATCATTATATAGGCAATGCTTCTTTTATCCTGCTGCTTGGACCAATGCTTGAAGAAAAGTATGGTTCGAAAAGGATAATGCAGGTCATCCTTATAACAGCCTTTGTAACGGGAGTTGTGAACTATTTCCTGTTCCCAAATGTTGCTTTGTGCGGCGCAAGCGGCGTAGTATTTGCATTTATACTTCTTACATCTTTTACCAGCTTTAGAAATGGTGAGATACCGCTTACATTCATACTGGTAGCGGTGGTATTCTTGGGGCAGCAGGTGTACGAGGGCGTAGTCCTTACGGATGATATCTCGAATATGTCACATGTTATAGGCGGTATCATCGGCGCAGTTGTCGGATTCAAACTCAATAGAAAATAA
- a CDS encoding fructose-1,6-bisphosphatase, producing MRDLDYLKLLSQKYPNSRKAGAEIINLRAICALPKGTEYFFSDLHGEDRSFVHLLRSSSGIIRAKITETFGDMLSSQEQLYLANLIYYPDRIISNARQTGVDNAEWQKITIFRLVQIVKCVGRKYTRSKVRKKMPEDYAYAIDELLHNDAKDVDKKQYYQEIINGIIDVDAGDEFITALCGLIQNLTIDSLHIIGDIFDRGPHADVIMNELMNFHDVDIQWGNHDVSWMGAACGNTACIANVLRIATSYNSFDVLEDGYGINLRPLSMFAASTYADDPCDNFKIHQLDENKYDSVEPELAAKMCKAISIIQFKLEGQLIMQHPEYEMEDRLLLNNIDYDKHTVTIDGATYKLKDWNFPTVDPLHPYNLTIEEGELIHTLKMSFIHSPLLHKHIRFIYSHGAMYKICNNNLLYHGCIPMNNDGSFVEISNADGSFSGRSLMDYLNQMCIDAYFLDEVTDPVRKRKAVDLMWYLWCGKNSPLFGKDKITTFEHYFVDDKAACKETFNAYYSYTDNKEYVEKILSEFGLGCAGSHIINGHVPVEVKNGESPVKADGKLYVIDGGLSKAYHEKTGIAGYTLICNSHHLALAVHRSFTPGQEYTPKIVSTEEFEKRVMVRDTDVGRELKKQIDDLKELMEAYKNGLIKEK from the coding sequence ATGCGAGATCTTGACTATCTTAAGCTTTTAAGCCAGAAATATCCAAATTCAAGAAAGGCTGGTGCAGAAATCATCAATCTTCGTGCGATCTGTGCACTTCCAAAGGGAACAGAATATTTTTTCTCAGATCTTCATGGAGAGGATAGGAGCTTCGTGCACCTTCTTAGGAGCTCATCAGGTATCATACGGGCCAAGATCACAGAGACCTTTGGAGATATGTTATCTAGTCAGGAGCAGCTTTATCTAGCTAACCTTATATATTATCCTGATAGAATTATTTCAAATGCCAGACAGACGGGCGTAGATAATGCTGAGTGGCAGAAGATTACCATATTTAGGCTCGTTCAGATAGTAAAATGTGTTGGTAGAAAGTATACAAGGTCCAAGGTTCGTAAGAAGATGCCTGAGGATTATGCCTATGCTATAGATGAACTTTTGCACAATGATGCCAAGGATGTTGACAAGAAGCAGTATTATCAGGAGATCATAAACGGTATCATAGACGTGGATGCAGGAGATGAGTTCATCACAGCCCTGTGCGGTCTTATTCAGAACCTGACTATAGATTCACTTCATATAATCGGTGATATATTCGACAGAGGACCTCATGCTGATGTTATCATGAACGAGCTTATGAATTTCCACGACGTTGATATCCAGTGGGGCAATCATGACGTTAGCTGGATGGGCGCTGCCTGCGGCAATACAGCCTGCATAGCCAATGTACTTAGGATTGCGACCAGCTATAACTCTTTTGACGTACTTGAGGATGGTTATGGTATCAACCTTCGTCCTCTTTCTATGTTTGCTGCAAGCACATATGCGGATGATCCATGTGATAATTTCAAGATACATCAGCTTGATGAGAACAAGTACGACTCTGTAGAGCCCGAGCTTGCTGCCAAGATGTGTAAGGCTATCTCTATCATACAGTTCAAGCTTGAAGGACAGCTTATAATGCAGCATCCGGAATACGAGATGGAAGACAGGCTCCTTCTTAATAACATCGACTATGACAAGCATACAGTTACAATAGATGGCGCAACTTATAAGCTTAAGGACTGGAACTTCCCTACAGTTGATCCGCTCCACCCTTATAATCTGACGATTGAAGAGGGTGAACTCATCCATACCCTTAAGATGAGCTTTATTCATTCGCCGCTTCTGCATAAGCATATACGATTTATATACTCCCACGGAGCTATGTACAAGATATGCAACAATAACCTCCTTTACCACGGCTGCATTCCTATGAATAATGACGGATCGTTTGTTGAGATCAGTAATGCAGACGGATCATTCTCCGGCAGAAGCCTTATGGATTATCTGAACCAGATGTGCATTGACGCATATTTTCTGGATGAGGTTACAGATCCTGTCAGGAAAAGAAAAGCAGTAGACCTTATGTGGTATCTGTGGTGCGGCAAGAATTCGCCTCTTTTTGGCAAAGACAAGATAACAACATTCGAGCACTATTTTGTCGATGATAAGGCAGCTTGTAAAGAGACTTTTAATGCATATTATTCATATACTGATAATAAAGAATATGTTGAAAAGATATTGAGTGAGTTTGGTCTGGGCTGCGCAGGATCTCATATAATCAACGGACATGTTCCTGTTGAAGTTAAGAATGGAGAGAGCCCTGTCAAAGCTGATGGAAAGCTCTATGTCATAGATGGAGGATTGTCCAAGGCATATCATGAAAAGACAGGAATAGCAGGGTATACACTTATCTGCAACTCTCATCACCTTGCCCTTGCTGTTCACAGGAGCTTCACACCCGGGCAGGAATATACGCCCAAGATAGTAAGCACTGAGGAGTTTGAGAAGAGAGTTATGGTAAGGGATACTGATGTCGGACGAGAACTTAAGAAGCAGATAGATGATCTCAAGGAACTAATGGAAGCATACAAGAACGGCCTTATCAAGGAGAAGTGA
- a CDS encoding dicarboxylate/amino acid:cation symporter, with amino-acid sequence MGRKNFLKSYGFIMAMLIAIVAGCIVGWIWPVVTGEDGSTISSGATVLEPLGKLFINLMFCVVVPMVFFSISSAIGNMQSPKRAGKILGTTIATFFVTGLIAAVLFYIVMMVIPPVTHTYDLTEGEIGDTISIPQMIINFFTVEDFTALFSRRAMLPLIVASVFTGFGIQGCGGSQSIVGKFFSNMTEVIMRIVKLITYYAPIGFFGFFASLVATYGPDLIGDYSRALITYYVFCFVYMFVSFPLYAWFGGGKKGISVMFSHLFRPAVTAFGTCSSVATIPTNMEVAQESGVPKDVTDIVLPMGATMHMDGSSMSAILKVAFLFGIFGMDFTGGRAVLAIIIAVFSSVAMSGIPGGGGVGELVLVTMFFPDQMAIAYPIALALGNLIDPPATMVNAAGDYVVSFIVARFTDGKDWINKKVSKSKASEKAS; translated from the coding sequence ATGGGTAGGAAGAATTTTCTAAAAAGTTATGGTTTCATTATGGCTATGCTGATAGCTATCGTTGCAGGCTGCATTGTCGGATGGATATGGCCTGTTGTAACAGGGGAGGATGGCAGCACTATATCAAGCGGTGCCACTGTTCTTGAACCACTAGGTAAGCTGTTTATAAACCTTATGTTCTGCGTAGTTGTGCCTATGGTATTTTTCTCAATATCAAGTGCCATTGGTAATATGCAAAGTCCCAAAAGGGCAGGCAAGATACTTGGAACCACTATTGCGACATTCTTTGTAACAGGTCTTATTGCTGCAGTTTTATTTTATATAGTCATGATGGTGATCCCGCCTGTTACACATACATATGATCTTACTGAAGGCGAGATTGGTGATACTATTTCGATTCCGCAGATGATCATTAACTTCTTTACAGTTGAAGACTTCACAGCTCTTTTTTCAAGAAGAGCGATGCTGCCTCTTATCGTAGCATCTGTATTTACGGGCTTTGGAATTCAGGGATGCGGCGGATCACAGTCTATTGTAGGCAAGTTCTTCTCTAACATGACTGAAGTTATCATGCGCATCGTTAAGCTTATCACTTACTATGCACCTATCGGATTCTTTGGATTCTTTGCAAGTCTTGTAGCTACATACGGACCTGACCTTATCGGTGACTATTCAAGAGCGCTTATTACTTATTATGTATTTTGTTTCGTATACATGTTTGTTTCATTCCCTCTGTATGCATGGTTTGGCGGCGGCAAAAAGGGTATATCAGTTATGTTCTCGCACCTGTTCAGACCTGCAGTTACAGCATTTGGAACATGCTCATCTGTTGCAACCATCCCTACCAATATGGAAGTTGCGCAGGAATCCGGTGTGCCTAAGGATGTAACGGATATAGTCCTTCCTATGGGCGCTACAATGCATATGGATGGCTCATCAATGTCTGCAATCCTCAAGGTTGCTTTCCTCTTTGGAATATTCGGTATGGACTTTACCGGTGGCAGAGCTGTCCTTGCTATCATAATAGCTGTGTTCTCATCAGTAGCTATGTCAGGAATCCCGGGAGGCGGCGGAGTAGGAGAACTTGTCCTTGTAACCATGTTCTTCCCTGATCAGATGGCAATTGCATATCCTATAGCTCTTGCGCTTGGCAATCTCATCGATCCTCCTGCAACTATGGTCAATGCAGCAGGGGATTATGTAGTTAGCTTCATCGTTGCAAGATTTACTGATGGTAAGGATTGGATCAATAAAAAAGTGTCTAAGAGCAAAGCGAGCGAAAAAGCGAGCTGA
- a CDS encoding DUF5722 domain-containing protein, producing the protein MNQKKKISAIFLALVALFVFLAPSKLPARAAGTVSITSAQIEGSNVIVKASASSVLSSDDGLYHLFALKMYEASPSGTPVASAAAGTSATFSFALNKGTASSHLYDKFAVATLNSGSYTIVSNFHYITNPEALATNTSSRKNESNKKGIWGNNLGGLNAGQTAYNFNIHQFSISESSSGNWNYNGKTWSITGNFSGYDELMKKYNNQGLAVTMVVLNGYKDAEFVYPTARDGGGSCPYYMLNTADQRGLEKLEALMSYISNRYNGSTGHGQIDNWVIGNEVNAYLSWNYLPYTDVATYSRIYADSLRICYNAIMSENKNANVCMCIDQMWDRNRTSDPTFYDGRDVLDNVNAYIKSEGNINWGLAQHPYNTPLYWTPFWTPMTPYYGSLISHDAGTDMLTMENIEVLTDYLCQSAYLNNKGQVRPVYLTECGYSSAVYGDQNSQAAGIIYAYNRVIRNQYIKGIFIKNLEESGEEIAQNLYFGILDSSGNQKVAYAYFRDMNTGGSDNAVAFAQSIIGADKWANDMSAYSR; encoded by the coding sequence ATGAATCAAAAGAAAAAGATTTCTGCTATATTTCTGGCACTTGTTGCCTTGTTTGTATTTCTGGCTCCGTCTAAGCTTCCTGCAAGAGCTGCTGGAACTGTAAGTATTACTTCGGCTCAGATTGAAGGAAGTAATGTAATAGTCAAGGCGTCTGCGTCATCTGTACTTTCAAGCGATGACGGATTGTACCATTTGTTTGCGCTTAAGATGTACGAAGCTTCGCCGTCGGGAACTCCTGTTGCAAGTGCAGCTGCAGGTACTAGTGCGACATTTTCTTTTGCCCTGAATAAGGGAACTGCAAGTTCTCATCTGTATGACAAGTTTGCAGTTGCTACCTTAAATAGTGGCAGCTACACAATAGTTAGTAACTTCCATTACATAACTAACCCGGAAGCTCTGGCAACCAATACGTCTTCAAGGAAAAACGAATCCAACAAAAAGGGAATCTGGGGCAATAACCTTGGAGGTCTTAATGCAGGTCAGACTGCCTATAACTTTAATATCCACCAGTTCAGCATAAGCGAATCTTCCAGCGGCAACTGGAATTATAATGGCAAGACCTGGTCTATCACAGGTAACTTCTCAGGCTATGACGAGCTGATGAAAAAGTATAACAATCAAGGCCTTGCAGTAACGATGGTGGTTCTAAATGGCTATAAGGATGCGGAGTTTGTCTATCCTACGGCAAGGGATGGCGGCGGATCCTGTCCTTATTATATGCTCAATACTGCTGATCAAAGAGGTCTTGAGAAGCTTGAAGCTCTGATGTCTTATATCAGTAACCGCTATAACGGAAGTACTGGACATGGCCAGATCGATAACTGGGTTATAGGCAATGAAGTTAATGCGTATCTGTCATGGAACTATCTGCCATATACTGATGTTGCAACCTACTCAAGAATATATGCTGATAGTCTTAGGATCTGCTACAACGCTATCATGAGTGAGAACAAAAACGCCAATGTCTGCATGTGTATCGACCAGATGTGGGACAGAAACAGAACTTCTGATCCGACTTTCTACGATGGAAGAGATGTTCTTGACAATGTCAATGCTTATATTAAGTCAGAAGGTAACATTAACTGGGGACTTGCACAGCATCCGTACAATACTCCCTTGTACTGGACACCATTCTGGACTCCGATGACGCCATATTATGGGTCACTTATAAGTCATGATGCAGGCACAGATATGCTTACAATGGAGAATATAGAAGTTCTCACGGATTATCTGTGTCAGTCAGCTTATCTTAATAATAAAGGTCAGGTAAGACCTGTATATCTGACAGAATGTGGCTATAGCTCAGCGGTATACGGTGATCAGAACTCGCAGGCTGCGGGAATCATATATGCCTACAACAGAGTTATCCGGAACCAGTATATAAAAGGTATATTTATCAAAAATCTTGAAGAAAGCGGCGAAGAGATAGCGCAGAACCTGTACTTCGGAATCCTCGATTCAAGCGGCAATCAAAAAGTTGCATATGCCTACTTCAGGGATATGAACACTGGCGGTTCTGATAATGCAGTAGCTTTTGCCCAGTCCATAATAGGAGCAGATAAGTGGGCTAATGACATGAGTGCGTATTCAAGGTAA
- a CDS encoding DMT family transporter — MKSGNDTSIKSTSSTVNVSETSKNPNADSYSYKKPIWTKLPIVILTAIFCCTLWGSASPAIKIGYELFAIAAGDTPSRILFAGTRFIIAGIMVIIFGSILQKKVLIPKRSSIGYILVLACFQTILQYIFFYMALAFTSGVRGSIINAAGSFFSILLAVYAFRFEKLSVRKAAGMLIGFAGVFLCVTGGSASFLEGGFSIQGEGAMLIAAFASAVAGCFIKLFSQKENPVILSGYQFFIGGIVMSIVGKLMGGNLTIVSAGSIPLLVYMAFISAGAYTLWGVLLKYNPVSTVTVLGFVNPVMGVILSAIFLHEGAEALSIYTLIALVLVSLGIYIINKKSK; from the coding sequence ATGAAATCCGGCAATGACACTTCTATAAAATCAACTTCATCTACTGTAAATGTCTCAGAAACAAGTAAAAATCCAAATGCAGATTCATATTCATACAAGAAGCCTATATGGACAAAGCTTCCTATCGTGATCCTTACAGCAATCTTTTGCTGCACTTTATGGGGAAGCGCTTCGCCTGCTATCAAGATAGGATATGAACTATTCGCTATAGCAGCAGGTGATACACCATCAAGGATCCTTTTTGCAGGAACCAGATTCATAATCGCAGGTATTATGGTCATCATCTTTGGAAGCATTCTTCAGAAAAAGGTACTGATCCCAAAGAGATCATCTATTGGATACATCCTGGTACTTGCCTGCTTCCAGACTATACTTCAGTACATTTTCTTCTATATGGCACTTGCTTTTACATCAGGTGTTAGAGGGTCCATCATTAATGCAGCAGGCAGCTTTTTTAGTATACTTCTTGCTGTATATGCTTTTAGATTTGAAAAGCTCTCTGTCCGTAAGGCTGCAGGTATGCTTATAGGTTTTGCCGGAGTATTTCTCTGCGTTACAGGTGGTAGCGCATCCTTCCTTGAAGGAGGGTTCTCTATTCAGGGCGAGGGAGCGATGCTTATTGCAGCATTTGCAAGTGCTGTTGCGGGATGTTTTATTAAGCTCTTTTCCCAAAAAGAGAATCCTGTGATATTGTCAGGCTATCAGTTCTTCATAGGTGGGATCGTCATGAGCATAGTCGGAAAGCTTATGGGCGGGAATCTAACCATCGTGTCTGCAGGAAGTATACCGCTTCTTGTCTATATGGCATTCATATCTGCTGGTGCATATACATTATGGGGAGTACTCCTTAAATATAATCCTGTTAGTACTGTTACAGTACTGGGTTTCGTCAATCCTGTGATGGGAGTTATATTATCTGCGATATTCCTTCATGAAGGCGCGGAGGCACTTAGTATCTATACTCTTATAGCGCTTGTGCTTGTAAGTCTTGGAATATATATCATCAATAAGAAAAGTAAATAG
- a CDS encoding flavodoxin family protein — MSVAVRYLSKSGNTKKVAEAFARVAGVDAISVDQEGAKITERVDTLFIGGALYAYGIDNVLKEYIAGIDASKIGRAVVFSTSWLSKHALDLIAKGLKEKGIEVVSETFYLKSKAVDSNIAAAEEFAKRVL; from the coding sequence ATGTCAGTAGCAGTTCGATATTTATCAAAATCAGGAAATACAAAGAAAGTGGCTGAGGCTTTTGCTAGAGTTGCAGGAGTTGATGCTATATCTGTTGATCAGGAAGGTGCTAAGATCACTGAAAGAGTTGATACATTATTTATAGGCGGCGCTTTATATGCGTATGGAATTGACAATGTATTAAAAGAATACATTGCAGGTATCGATGCATCTAAAATTGGAAGAGCAGTTGTATTCTCTACTTCATGGCTTTCCAAGCATGCACTTGATCTTATTGCAAAAGGGCTCAAGGAAAAGGGCATTGAGGTAGTATCTGAAACCTTCTACCTTAAGAGTAAGGCTGTTGATTCTAATATCGCAGCTGCAGAAGAGTTTGCGAAGAGGGTTCTATGA
- a CDS encoding flavodoxin family protein: protein MKVVLVNGSPHVKGNVAVALNEMVKEFENEGIETQILNIGMKDIRGCIACGRCAELGRCTFDDIVNESVHLFEEADGVVFASPVYYASANATLIAFLDRLFYSSHFDWTMKVGASVVVARRGGLSATFDEINKYFTISGMPVASSYYWNSVHGGADGEARGDAEGLFDMRALARNMSFLMKSIALGKEKFGLPKKEQHAWTNFVREDLLG, encoded by the coding sequence ATGAAAGTGGTACTTGTTAACGGCTCACCGCATGTTAAGGGCAATGTGGCTGTTGCTCTAAATGAGATGGTAAAAGAATTTGAAAATGAGGGGATAGAAACTCAGATTCTTAATATCGGTATGAAGGATATAAGAGGATGTATCGCATGTGGCAGATGCGCTGAACTTGGAAGATGCACATTTGATGATATTGTCAATGAATCCGTGCACCTGTTTGAAGAGGCTGACGGTGTTGTATTTGCATCACCTGTATACTATGCCTCAGCCAATGCTACGCTTATAGCATTTCTGGACAGACTTTTCTATAGCTCACATTTTGACTGGACCATGAAAGTCGGTGCCAGCGTAGTTGTGGCTAGAAGAGGCGGATTGTCAGCAACTTTTGATGAGATCAATAAGTACTTTACTATATCAGGTATGCCGGTAGCTTCAAGCTATTACTGGAACAGTGTCCACGGCGGCGCTGACGGCGAAGCAAGAGGCGATGCAGAGGGCCTTTTTGACATGAGAGCTCTTGCAAGAAATATGTCTTTTCTTATGAAGAGTATAGCCCTTGGCAAAGAGAAGTTTGGACTTCCCAAGAAAGAGCAGCATGCATGGACCAATTTTGTAAGAGAAGATCTGCTTGGATGA
- a CDS encoding putative quinol monooxygenase, which translates to MSITVNLRYTGKNESAAKFAEEMIGSGTVAAIRAEEGNLRYEYYISMDNPETILLIDSWENQAAIDAHHASPMMKTIAELRDKYDLHMTVERYVSDDNMPDKDAAFIRK; encoded by the coding sequence ATGAGTATTACTGTTAACCTTAGATATACAGGCAAGAATGAATCTGCAGCCAAATTTGCAGAAGAAATGATAGGAAGCGGGACAGTTGCTGCTATCAGAGCCGAAGAAGGAAATCTAAGATATGAATACTATATCTCTATGGACAATCCTGAGACTATCCTTCTCATAGACAGCTGGGAGAATCAGGCAGCTATTGATGCTCACCATGCATCGCCTATGATGAAGACTATTGCAGAACTTCGTGATAAATATGATCTTCATATGACAGTTGAGAGGTATGTATCGGATGATAACATGCCTGATAAGGATGCAGCATTTATAAGAAAGTAG
- a CDS encoding nucleoside/nucleotide kinase family protein has product MNITFDINGIEVKATYSEDNIDNIFIPLLQKMKDLHDQKGKRVLVMLAAPPGCGKSTLLSFLKYLSENTDGLTPVTVIGMDGFHRYQDYLKTHSIIRDGHKIPMIDVKGAPETFDLDMLLDKVKHVADGDRCSWPDYNRMTHNPQEDATIVDSNIVILEGNYLLLKDEGWNRLKDYADMTISVTADTDMLHARLIDRKIMSGKGRSEAEHFVDYSDMYNVRTVLDRSSDADVMLKVLEDGSYKCVGNL; this is encoded by the coding sequence TTGAATATTACTTTTGATATAAATGGAATTGAAGTTAAGGCAACGTATTCTGAAGATAATATAGACAATATCTTTATTCCTTTGCTGCAGAAAATGAAAGATCTGCATGACCAAAAAGGAAAAAGAGTACTTGTGATGCTTGCGGCTCCTCCTGGATGTGGGAAGAGCACTCTTTTGTCTTTTCTAAAATATCTATCAGAAAACACAGACGGTCTTACTCCGGTGACGGTAATAGGTATGGACGGTTTTCATAGGTATCAGGATTATCTTAAGACGCATTCTATCATAAGGGATGGACATAAGATTCCTATGATAGATGTAAAGGGTGCACCGGAGACCTTCGATCTTGATATGCTTCTTGATAAAGTAAAGCATGTAGCAGATGGAGATAGATGCTCGTGGCCTGATTATAACAGGATGACTCACAATCCGCAGGAAGATGCCACTATTGTAGATAGTAATATTGTAATACTTGAAGGTAATTATCTACTGCTTAAAGATGAAGGCTGGAACAGGCTCAAGGATTATGCAGACATGACTATCAGTGTTACAGCTGATACAGATATGCTCCATGCACGCCTTATAGACAGGAAGATTATGAGTGGCAAGGGAAGAAGTGAAGCAGAGCACTTCGTTGACTATAGCGATATGTACAATGTAAGAACAGTTCTGGACAGATCATCAGATGCAGATGTTATGCTTAAAGTCCTTGAAGATGGCAGTTATAAGTGTGTCGGCAATTTATAA